From a single Halobacteriovorax sp. DA5 genomic region:
- the efp gene encoding elongation factor P, with amino-acid sequence MEISTNDFRKGLKLEIDGKPYVCIKCDFTNPGKGSAFYKLRIKNLETGAVIERTFKSGVATGALKPDLEEKEVEYLYNDPDGFNFMDQSSFETIHVATEYIDDAANYLQEGIKVGLLYYKGKPISIELPNFVELSVTETDPGLKGDTAQGGLKKAIMETGLQVNVPLFIKEGEILKIDTRTGDYVERVNK; translated from the coding sequence ATGGAAATATCGACAAACGACTTTAGGAAAGGTTTAAAACTAGAAATCGATGGCAAACCATATGTTTGTATTAAATGTGACTTCACTAACCCAGGTAAAGGTTCAGCTTTTTATAAGTTAAGAATCAAAAACCTAGAAACAGGTGCAGTTATTGAAAGAACTTTCAAGTCTGGTGTAGCAACTGGTGCTCTTAAGCCAGATCTAGAAGAAAAAGAAGTAGAGTATTTATACAATGATCCTGATGGATTTAACTTCATGGACCAATCGTCTTTTGAAACAATTCACGTTGCAACTGAATACATTGATGATGCTGCTAACTACCTACAAGAAGGTATTAAAGTAGGACTATTATATTATAAAGGTAAACCAATTTCGATTGAACTTCCTAACTTTGTTGAGTTATCAGTAACTGAAACAGACCCAGGTCTTAAGGGTGATACAGCTCAAGGTGGATTAAAGAAGGCAATTATGGAAACAGGTCTTCAAGTAAACGTTCCACTATTTATCAAAGAAGGGGAAATCTTAAAAATTGATACAAGAACTGGTGATTACGTCGAGCGTGTAAACAAATAA
- the pilM gene encoding type IV pilus assembly protein PilM: MKKNIDIQDVIFKIREALGLVPKELIGVDIGQSSVKVSKIVTKNDTYKLVKYASVPLPEAAIIEDEIQDEEALKEALKEAFKEAKVTEPYICLGLSGPNTVIKKLQLAGGDDEELEDQVIWEAEQYLPFPVEDCNIDWYVIGENMGGGLDVIVCAVKKDVLESFKTIIESLGKIVKVVDLCSISITNIYELASEEDLSSDIDDESEDEIFENTSSTDINKILIPSTLLIDIGSQATVFIVLKKGIPVFVKEIIIGGASITEEIQRQLGVTFQEAEDLKKMSSGEGVPDDVLMIINEINGTLVNELKKAHDFYINATSDDSLKNITVTGGSVRLPNLLEEIRSSFGVDVNVLNPFNEIEFNENDFDDDELNDMAHEGVVSFGLALREFPK, encoded by the coding sequence ATGAAGAAGAATATTGATATACAGGATGTTATATTTAAAATTAGGGAAGCTTTAGGTTTAGTTCCTAAAGAACTTATTGGTGTTGACATTGGTCAAAGCTCAGTAAAAGTCTCTAAAATAGTTACCAAGAATGATACTTATAAATTAGTTAAGTATGCATCTGTTCCACTTCCGGAAGCTGCAATCATAGAAGATGAAATTCAAGATGAAGAAGCTCTAAAAGAAGCTTTAAAAGAAGCTTTTAAAGAAGCGAAAGTCACAGAGCCCTATATTTGCCTTGGTCTATCTGGGCCTAATACAGTAATTAAAAAATTACAATTGGCCGGTGGAGATGATGAAGAACTTGAAGATCAAGTAATTTGGGAAGCAGAGCAATACCTCCCATTTCCGGTTGAGGACTGTAATATCGATTGGTATGTCATCGGTGAAAACATGGGTGGTGGTCTTGATGTTATTGTTTGTGCGGTAAAGAAAGATGTCCTTGAATCATTCAAAACAATAATTGAATCCTTAGGTAAGATCGTAAAAGTCGTTGATTTGTGCTCTATTTCGATTACTAATATCTACGAGCTAGCTTCTGAAGAGGATTTATCATCAGATATTGATGATGAGTCAGAAGATGAAATATTTGAAAATACTTCAAGTACAGATATAAATAAAATTCTAATTCCATCGACATTGCTAATTGATATTGGTTCTCAGGCAACTGTTTTTATCGTCCTTAAAAAAGGTATTCCAGTCTTTGTTAAAGAAATCATTATTGGTGGCGCGAGTATTACAGAAGAGATTCAGAGACAATTAGGGGTAACATTTCAAGAAGCGGAAGACTTAAAGAAGATGTCATCTGGTGAAGGTGTTCCTGATGATGTGTTAATGATTATTAATGAGATTAATGGAACTCTTGTTAACGAACTAAAAAAAGCTCATGACTTTTATATTAATGCAACTTCTGATGATTCTTTAAAGAATATTACAGTAACTGGCGGTTCAGTGCGATTACCTAATTTACTTGAGGAAATCCGATCATCTTTTGGTGTTGATGTTAATGTATTGAATCCATTTAATGAAATCGAATTTAATGAAAATGATTTCGATGATGATGAATTAAATGATATGGCCCACGAAGGTGTTGTTTCATTTGGATTGGCCCTTAGGGAGTTTCCAAAATGA
- a CDS encoding tetratricopeptide repeat protein — protein sequence MKNYNNLITKYKSQLEKDPRSKVFAPLAEIYRKVGMNDEALALLKRGLIHHPNFSAAIIVYGQLLLEREEIEEAYTVLKPQLSINGDNIKFLKLFAHSCFKQNLILEALNTYKRVLFISPKDNEATEFIVKYDNFDSIENEDLTQKTFDISNLDDEIESWSTLSLVPQVKEEPVVEDKPKSEPGQIFSHTLVDLYLKQGAKQKAIEVLNSALAENPEDQRIQDRLLELEGQDEISESKGREDLMAAFESTAKKLEQKPKVELEKLTMAFELFESYLKKRSSEVLNG from the coding sequence ATGAAAAATTACAATAATCTAATCACAAAATATAAAAGTCAATTGGAGAAAGACCCTCGATCGAAGGTCTTTGCTCCTTTGGCCGAAATATACAGAAAAGTTGGAATGAATGATGAAGCATTAGCTTTACTTAAAAGAGGACTAATTCATCATCCTAACTTCTCTGCTGCTATTATTGTTTATGGCCAGCTATTATTAGAGAGGGAAGAGATTGAAGAAGCTTACACTGTATTAAAGCCACAACTTTCTATTAATGGCGATAATATTAAGTTTCTTAAACTTTTTGCTCATTCTTGTTTTAAACAGAATTTGATCCTTGAGGCCCTAAATACATATAAAAGAGTTCTTTTTATTTCACCTAAGGATAATGAAGCAACTGAGTTTATTGTAAAATATGATAATTTTGACAGTATTGAAAATGAAGATCTAACTCAAAAAACTTTTGATATATCGAATTTAGATGATGAAATAGAAAGTTGGAGTACCTTAAGTTTAGTTCCACAAGTTAAAGAAGAGCCAGTCGTTGAAGATAAACCTAAGAGTGAACCAGGACAAATCTTTAGCCATACTCTAGTTGACCTTTATCTAAAACAAGGCGCAAAACAAAAGGCGATAGAAGTTCTTAACAGTGCGCTAGCTGAAAATCCTGAAGATCAACGTATCCAAGATAGACTACTTGAGCTTGAGGGACAAGACGAGATCAGTGAGAGTAAGGGCCGTGAAGACTTAATGGCCGCTTTTGAATCGACAGCTAAGAAATTAGAGCAAAAACCAAAAGTAGAACTGGAAAAACTGACAATGGCCTTTGAGCTATTCGAATCATACTTAAAGAAAAGAAGCAGCGAAGTTTTAAATGGATAA
- the pilO gene encoding type 4a pilus biogenesis protein PilO, translated as MLSLINKLYLILIVWGAFQAYEAYNEVEIERASLQEEVNIVNGRISKKKKELKKLKDYERDVEQKKEEIEIVAQKLEETQRRLPKDISDNESINLIKKLGESLKIKDVQINPSGQEENGFYITKYYTFSGKGTYLQFLLLLENISKQERILNVRDINLSKITKTNKSRYEIINLYATIESYIYNQNHREKRGIEEIEQKLKQEQSKKPARKKRTRNKN; from the coding sequence ATGCTATCTCTAATTAATAAGCTATATTTAATCTTAATCGTTTGGGGCGCATTCCAGGCTTATGAAGCGTACAACGAAGTTGAAATTGAAAGAGCAAGTCTTCAAGAAGAAGTTAATATTGTAAACGGTAGAATTAGTAAGAAGAAAAAAGAATTAAAAAAACTTAAGGATTACGAAAGAGACGTTGAGCAAAAGAAAGAAGAGATTGAAATAGTTGCTCAAAAACTTGAAGAGACACAAAGACGTCTACCTAAAGATATTAGTGATAATGAAAGTATTAACTTAATCAAAAAGCTCGGGGAAAGCTTAAAGATCAAAGATGTACAAATTAATCCAAGCGGACAAGAAGAAAATGGATTCTATATTACGAAATATTATACATTTTCAGGGAAAGGGACATATCTACAATTCTTACTTTTACTAGAAAACATTTCTAAACAAGAAAGAATTTTAAATGTTAGAGATATTAATTTAAGTAAAATTACAAAAACAAATAAGTCTCGTTACGAAATAATTAATCTATACGCTACGATTGAGAGTTATATTTATAATCAAAACCATAGAGAAAAGCGTGGTATTGAAGAAATTGAGCAGAAACTTAAACAAGAACAATCTAAAAAACCTGCGAGAAAGAAAAGAACTAGGAATAAGAATTGA
- a CDS encoding A24 family peptidase, translated as MILLFKIYAFIFGAMIGSFLNVLILRLPTNEKFFIDRSRCPKCGFQLKWFHNIPILSFIGLRGKCANCKTNISFQYPVIELLTATISLFLFGGEISLHGLTSYLFFFTVACCLLVHFVIDVRHQILPDVINVYLGIIFFIHVVFFYHWKHWVLGGLIGFLVPYLITYLFYKIKGVIGLGGGDIKLFGVLGIYLGPLGIIHNMLFSCILGSLLMMPLLLFKVIKRDQAIAFGPFIIIVAVIQIYFPSTFEMMLGALLF; from the coding sequence TTTGGAGCAATGATAGGAAGTTTTCTAAATGTTCTCATTTTGAGACTACCTACTAATGAAAAGTTTTTTATCGATCGCTCACGTTGTCCAAAATGTGGCTTTCAACTTAAGTGGTTTCACAATATTCCAATTTTAAGCTTCATTGGCTTAAGAGGGAAGTGTGCTAACTGTAAGACGAATATTAGTTTTCAATATCCAGTTATCGAGTTACTTACGGCAACTATATCGTTATTTCTATTTGGAGGCGAAATAAGTCTTCATGGATTAACTTCTTATTTATTCTTTTTTACTGTTGCTTGTTGCCTCCTTGTTCATTTTGTCATTGATGTACGTCACCAAATATTACCAGATGTAATTAATGTATATTTGGGAATAATCTTTTTTATCCATGTCGTATTTTTTTATCATTGGAAGCACTGGGTTCTAGGTGGATTAATTGGATTTTTAGTACCTTACTTAATTACTTACCTATTTTATAAAATTAAAGGTGTCATCGGCCTGGGTGGAGGTGATATAAAGCTGTTTGGTGTTCTCGGAATTTATCTTGGTCCATTAGGAATTATTCATAATATGCTCTTTTCATGTATTCTAGGAAGTTTGCTAATGATGCCTTTATTACTTTTCAAAGTTATTAAAAGAGACCAGGCAATAGCATTTGGGCCATTTATTATTATTGTGGCCGTTATTCAAATCTACTTTCCAAGTACCTTTGAAATGATGCTGGGCGCATTGTTGTTTTAA
- a CDS encoding PilN domain-containing protein — protein sequence MIEINLLEKKKPLELPVILGVDFNKVNKKSLLIGYAVYYGLTSVLIPGFKNKNQDVRDEIVQQKAVFNRLKKEVDSFGSLTEVMDAFTKRIEELKSREALVAQVMSNKSNPYKVLRGLSGSLNDDIWFNSLTIDDKKVIKIDGESISFSSVGDFINNVKELEYFIPRNGYSSETFGMKELKETSDQLYGESVTLQSFSIEGKIQSYGDLE from the coding sequence ATGATAGAAATAAACTTATTAGAAAAAAAGAAACCTTTAGAGCTACCAGTAATTCTTGGTGTTGATTTTAATAAGGTAAATAAGAAATCGCTTCTTATTGGTTATGCTGTTTATTACGGACTTACATCTGTTCTAATTCCAGGTTTTAAAAATAAAAATCAAGATGTACGTGATGAGATTGTTCAGCAAAAGGCAGTCTTTAACAGACTAAAAAAAGAAGTTGATTCATTTGGTTCTTTAACTGAAGTTATGGATGCTTTTACAAAAAGAATTGAAGAGTTAAAAAGTAGAGAAGCACTTGTAGCGCAAGTTATGTCTAATAAATCTAACCCATATAAAGTACTAAGAGGACTTTCGGGATCATTGAATGATGATATTTGGTTTAACTCTCTAACAATTGACGACAAAAAAGTTATCAAGATTGATGGGGAATCAATATCTTTTTCATCGGTCGGGGACTTTATTAACAACGTTAAAGAACTTGAGTATTTCATACCAAGAAATGGCTACTCTTCTGAAACATTTGGTATGAAAGAACTTAAAGAAACTTCAGATCAGCTTTACGGTGAAAGTGTTACATTACAAAGTTTTTCAATTGAAGGGAAAATCCAATCATATGGAGATCTTGAGTAA
- a CDS encoding type II 3-dehydroquinate dehydratase, which produces MDKFLVINGPNLNLLGKREPSIYGTLDLDAIEKYTNEKLGQFGHKVDVEWFQSNGEQEIIEKIHAASESDIKALIINPAAFSHTSIAILDALRVMKCPVIEVHLSNTNLREEFRKNKITAKSSTAVIEGLKEKGYFLAILSQLI; this is translated from the coding sequence ATGGATAAATTCTTAGTCATTAATGGTCCTAATTTAAATTTATTAGGAAAAAGAGAACCATCTATCTATGGCACACTTGATCTTGATGCCATTGAAAAGTACACCAATGAAAAACTCGGGCAGTTCGGGCATAAAGTTGATGTTGAATGGTTCCAATCTAATGGTGAGCAAGAGATCATTGAAAAAATACATGCTGCGTCAGAAAGTGATATTAAAGCGCTGATTATCAACCCAGCAGCTTTCTCTCATACTAGTATTGCTATTTTAGACGCCTTGCGGGTGATGAAATGCCCAGTAATTGAAGTACATCTTTCAAACACAAACCTAAGAGAGGAGTTTAGAAAGAATAAAATTACTGCAAAATCTTCAACAGCTGTGATAGAAGGTTTAAAAGAAAAAGGTTACTTCCTAGCAATATTATCGCAATTAATTTAA
- the pilQ gene encoding type IV pilus secretin PilQ: MKKIVIAVSILYSFLALSANLTKIDFQQKDDLSYLNFNFDKNDFKIKKFQVVKDKQVIIDIENTVSTQRVLRAFDTSEFSGSVVFVSAFKAPGKSQDIRVVVQLRDNVRSKLQTSGNLASIIFENRYGAFASSKEEEGALTTAEEKKSQRLLKPKSKSMEDILENLTLSGQKKYVGNKISLNVKDMKINDILDLIADASGFNVIMTNDVAELKPLSLNLVNVPWDQALDTVLSINKLVAEKNGAILTIKTLAQATEEKRKEREATQIKEVAEPLVTKVLPISYSKAKDLTTLLKDYVTPARGSLIADERTNNLIINDTLETTEKIAKIVDILDRQTPQVLIESKIVEVNEGYQKQIGLQNGLNFGYDPIGQIPTSTDLTGSASSTSISGPGLSFSSAPTTGENTRNLLGVTISRFGRLFDLNFQLQLLESESKGKIIASPRVVTKHNVKAEIISTDTTSFEEREGTGEDITITFKETTAELSLAVTPQVANDGAIDLIVELSKEQFGTAPAAGAPPDKTKRQVKTNVLVENGSTIVLGGLYSYSKIESHSGVPYLKDVPIVGWLFRTPYNPQVSKTELVIFITPRVINQERAGLTSSL, from the coding sequence ATGAAAAAAATAGTTATTGCAGTATCAATTCTATACTCATTTCTTGCACTATCAGCAAATTTAACAAAAATTGATTTTCAACAGAAAGACGATTTAAGTTATTTGAATTTCAATTTTGATAAGAACGATTTCAAAATTAAAAAGTTCCAAGTCGTTAAAGACAAACAAGTCATTATTGATATTGAAAATACAGTATCCACTCAAAGAGTTCTTAGAGCTTTTGATACTTCTGAATTTTCAGGTTCGGTAGTATTTGTTTCTGCTTTTAAGGCTCCAGGGAAGTCTCAAGATATTAGAGTCGTCGTACAATTAAGAGATAATGTTCGCTCTAAACTTCAAACTTCAGGAAACCTTGCAAGTATCATATTTGAAAATCGTTACGGTGCATTTGCTAGTTCTAAAGAGGAAGAAGGTGCTTTAACAACAGCTGAAGAAAAGAAGAGTCAAAGACTTCTAAAGCCAAAATCTAAAAGCATGGAAGATATCTTAGAAAACTTAACTCTTTCAGGGCAAAAAAAGTATGTTGGTAATAAGATTTCCTTGAATGTTAAGGATATGAAGATCAATGACATTCTTGATCTTATTGCGGATGCCTCAGGTTTCAACGTTATTATGACAAATGATGTTGCTGAGTTAAAACCATTATCACTTAACTTAGTAAATGTTCCATGGGACCAGGCACTCGATACAGTTTTATCTATTAATAAGTTAGTAGCAGAAAAAAATGGTGCAATTCTAACGATTAAGACGCTTGCTCAAGCAACAGAAGAGAAAAGAAAAGAAAGAGAAGCTACGCAAATCAAAGAAGTAGCAGAACCTCTCGTAACTAAAGTTCTTCCTATCTCTTATTCTAAAGCTAAAGACTTAACGACTCTTTTAAAGGACTATGTTACTCCTGCAAGAGGTTCTTTAATTGCTGATGAAAGAACTAATAATTTAATCATTAATGATACTCTTGAGACGACAGAAAAAATTGCAAAGATCGTTGATATTCTAGATCGTCAAACTCCACAGGTTCTTATTGAATCAAAAATTGTTGAAGTTAACGAAGGTTATCAAAAACAAATTGGTCTGCAGAATGGACTCAATTTTGGATATGACCCAATTGGACAAATACCAACTTCTACAGATTTAACAGGTTCGGCCAGTTCGACTAGTATTTCTGGTCCAGGGCTAAGCTTTTCAAGTGCTCCAACAACTGGTGAGAACACAAGGAACTTACTTGGTGTTACAATCTCAAGATTTGGACGCTTATTTGATTTAAATTTTCAGTTACAACTTTTAGAAAGTGAATCAAAAGGTAAGATCATTGCTTCTCCTCGAGTTGTAACTAAACATAACGTAAAAGCAGAAATTATTTCGACAGACACAACTTCTTTTGAAGAAAGAGAAGGGACTGGTGAAGATATTACAATTACATTCAAAGAGACAACTGCCGAGCTAAGTTTGGCCGTTACTCCTCAGGTTGCTAATGATGGGGCAATTGATTTAATTGTCGAACTATCTAAAGAGCAATTTGGTACTGCTCCAGCAGCGGGAGCTCCACCTGATAAAACTAAAAGACAGGTAAAGACAAATGTACTTGTTGAAAATGGATCAACAATTGTTCTAGGTGGACTTTATAGTTATTCTAAAATTGAATCACATTCTGGTGTTCCTTATTTAAAGGATGTACCTATTGTCGGTTGGCTATTTAGAACTCCGTATAATCCACAGGTAAGTAAAACAGAACTTGTTATTTTCATTACACCGAGAGTTATTAATCAAGAACGTGCAGGTTTAACAAGTAGCTTGTAG